The stretch of DNA CCCAACATCAGAATTCTCATCTCCTTATTCCCAAAGATTTTGGAAAGTAGTTTACCCATCTCGATAGTGTGGGCACTGTATCTACCATGAGTGGGTTGAAATATGGGACTAGGAAATTCACCTCCTGCAAAATAGAATCGGGGAACTAAAACATGTTGATTTTAAGTAAAAACTGACAGAAGAGATAGGCCTATTGGGCGGCACAACTCGGGAGATGATTACGGGTCTAGGGCTGagaaataatggatatttTGATGAAGTAATTCAAAATAGAACTTAAGTATGTAGTCTATGGAACCAGGCCCAGGTCATTCGTACCAATAGATCCAGAGTAACAGGCCTATCAATTGTAACAAGAcctacataggcctatatagtgGATAAGGTGAGGCTAAATATGAGTTTATCTTACGACATACTCAACATCCATTGATGGACATTTCTTTTCAGGAATATAGGCTATGATATGTGGAGGATCCCACAGTAAGACTGCAGTTTAGGCCATCTTCCAGCTATTGTGGTCCTTGTCTAGGCCGGGAGCAATTGCAATTCTGCTTTCCAcccaatggtttttcacatAACTTATCATTAAAATTACACGAAGAAGCACTAGCTAACCATCAGGAAAGCGACCTCAATTGCAGTTAGACCAATaacttaaatcaaaatgattgaTAGGGAGGAGATCGGTTTGGAGATTGTATTTTAGGCCGAACCCCACCGACcccaaaaaatttcaattcttaaaaaaaaatttgacgaGACAGGATCATCGAAATCGGGCTCTCTCTCGTACGTTTTGAGACGTACTTTTTCAGATCAAGGCGTGCGGATCACCTACGAATGAAGAAGAGTGTCTAAATCGCGTTCAACCGGTAGAATTTAGCAGGTTCACACCTTGTTTTACTCCTCCTTCACTCAACGACTCAGGAAGCAATGGTGGCGATTACTCACTCACCCTCACCCACCTCCCAACCCTACACTAGCAAATAGGTCCACATAATATCGACCCTAAACGCTGATTTAGCCTCCGATTGCGTACAAAAGCTTCCATAttagaacaaaaataaaagttttacCTCAATTCAAGTGTTATCAACTCAATCCACGAATGGAATATAATTCCTGAACTTTTTACGCGCGTAGTGATTGAGTAGCGATGGGTTGTCCTAGTAAATCATGACGTCATTGTGGAATCCCTAACACACCCGAAATAGATTTGACATTCGAAAGTATCATCGCCGCTTGGCGGCGGTAATGGACGGCGTAGCCCGCATTTAAAAACCTTCAAACAATTATATCATCAGAATGACAGCTGTTGAATTTTGTCCGTTATTAATCGAAAATAATTGGGACGAATCATTAGCTACTTATAGTTCAAAATTATTGGGTTTTTTACGGAGTTGTATTCATCCTCATTTATTCCACCGAAACTGCCGGGTTGGCAAATTCGCCCTACAGCAAAGAACAGATTTGAATGGCCTCTTCAGGGTTCCTACACCGTCACATTTTTAATACTCCATTTCAATAACAAATTTCAGTGATTTTCCATGATTTGCCCACCAAATATTGGCACTTCTCCAGGGTTTCACCTTTCActtgatttatttatgcattttaCTAATTtaccaatttattttatttggaGAGAAGATTCTGACATTCACATTTGACATTTGATGAAATCTCCATGATTTTCAGTTGCTGGAAAACTTTCTGGTTCCACGACATTTCTTGATTTTCAATGTTCAGGAACCCTACAGTCTCGCAACTCAGAATGGGATCCAACCTGTAATTTGTGAAAACATGTAAAAACCAAAGTCATAAAACAAAGCTAACAATTCATGTACATGCAagcaaataatttatttcacaaCAACTATATTCTACAGTACACAAAAGATATATAAGAGATCACAAATAGAAAATCTTAAACGTATAgaaactgaaaatttcatcgtttgtcattaaaatattgttttgattATTCCATAAAAATAGTTTGAATTTGTAATCATAATATAAGGCCATGATGATAAAAGTACATCCCATGCTCAGGGGCCGGTTACTCAAAGGTTGGCTAAAATAATGCAGTTTGTTCTAATAATTTTTGATTATCCACTATCGTCAACTTTAACCAACATTTGAGCAAATGGCCCGGCTAGAGTTTAaagtaaaaaagaaattctctTCAACGTACATCGATTCAGAGATGTTTAAGTTAACAAAAAGTCTATGGACTAACATGATAAATCATGGGATAAAATAAGCACCATTCGGCAAAGATTACAACAGAAGAATAGATAAAACACTAAGTCAATTAACGATTGATTATCTTCTAAACATGTTTATCTTCTAAACATGTCCGTGTAATTCTCgaattaaatatcaattttgttcTTCGTAAAATAAGTCTCATATCTTAAGTAGCGCACGACGATAAAGACAATAAAATCGCAACATTTTCGTTGTGTGCGAAAGGATAAAATTTCCAATCGGATAATTCACATTATTACGACGAGAATTCTCGTACGATCAGAGATCTCTTTTATGATATATTCTGTTTTTCGGGGATTGAATTcgaaacaactgattttatgTTAATACGTTTATATCTAAATTAGATGGCAGTGAAATGGCTTTGCAGATATTGTTATTCTAGTGCAGTTGCTTTTTAACCTAAAAAAGAGCATTCAAATCTAACATTACACAAATTGTTGCAGTTGATATTAGCCTAGTTTGTGTCAGTCGTTGAAAGTAATCAGATCGGGCAAATTTTAGAGGAAcatgggttaaatttgtcatgCTCCTGGATTAAAAGAAGTAGCACGCACTACATGCTTTACTATTGAAAACTGCATCGAAGTCAATAGTGACAGaatcaaaatttgatatattACAACCATTAACCTCATTAGTACGAAACGAGGATTTACAAGTCTACGtgttatcaaccacatgtaaTAACAGTGGCTGTGGTAGGAGTAGCAGCTAATGACCAGCTTGTCATTCACTCAACTATTTGATTAAATTGTtgctttgtgaaactgggcatAGTATCAATTGTAtctgtctataaaactggcccctgggcCCATAGTCAAATGAAGTCTTGAAGCCGTTAGATCAGCTAGAGCGGATCTAGAGGTCCAGACCCTCCTTTCCTACTGAGGCTACCCCTTGACACTCTCATCCTCTCAGAAATCGCAAATTATCCGTTGTatatcttcaaaaatatctaacacTGAGAGTGGAACCTAGTAGTAGTGGAACCCACTAGTAGCctatgaaaaatcaaaatgccTCTATTTTTTTCCTGGTCCTCTAATTTGTCTAGATCCGCCCTGGATCAACTCTAGGAccaagatggtcttagaccgGTCACAGTTCGAAGCATAGATAGCGCGACTGACGCTAGGGGTTAAAATAAATGGATCTGAGTATTTCAACACTGTATCATTGGTGGCATTTATGTCGATATCAATTCACTTAATATCTCCAGGTAAATACAGGTTACAACAATCTCATAATTAAGAGGTTTGATACGTGACATTATTTCATTCTTTGTTAATTTCAAGACTCATTTCCGATATTCGTAAACTTAATCAAGGGTTTGAAAGAGAGAGGCAACAaataatgcattattcatAAATATCGGCAAAATTTAACGATGTACCAAAAAACAGCTGCTGTGTGACGGCAagactttttaaaaatatccTTTAACCGGTAATGgagaaaaatgtaaataaagcaataataataatattaataaataATCTCTTATTAGGTATATATCGATCCAGATCTTTGTTGTAAAAGGTTGAGACAGAGGGTAAAAGGTCGAGACACATTGTTTATCGTAGTAAGTGATGATGCTCCTTTGTGTTTAGTTTTCTGTTCCGTTGGTAGAAAGTGATGTAACGTTTTTCGATCTAATacctgaaatatgaaacagaaaatatccGTTCAATTCGGAACGTTAAGAAAAGTATTCATAGGGGAATTTTTGATCAAACGTATCGCATCATATCCAAAGATAGATTTAGATCCACCCCCTTCAAAATCCAAGTATGCCCTCCAAAAAGTcttggaaaaatattttttgctaAGAAATTTTAAAATAGACGAAGTACATAAGTAATATATCATCATTCATACAAATCCAAATGGACCTTATAAGGGCCAGAAAAGCCCCTTTATAacctaaattttcaatttcttaatCGATCTCAATTTATCTAGGAACAAATCTGTTTAATGAAACTAGGCTCTCATATGTTgcatgtgcaattttatgaaCTCATGACTGCAAAAAActctttgatttttcaaagtGGCTACTGTAATCATTTGACCAATGcattttttatattgaataaggcctatgatatatttttagaGTCTACATTTTAACTTTTCAGTTTTGGTTcgtttcaattaatttctggAACTACCATATATTAAGAATCATTATTCACCTAGTAAAAATGAGTGATGAATCGCCATTGTTTGTCGGttgtatttttctttacaaTATACTACAACTTTTCTGATCTCTGAAAGGATTTTCTGACTGCGCGATTCCGTTAACTAACGTATCGCCGGCTGCGTTCTGTGTCATGAATTGAAccaaactgaaaaacaacggacaaatttcattcattttactaTAGTTGATGAGAATAGATTACTCTGACTGGAGGATGACTTAAAAACCGCCTTAAACaaattatatgttattcaatCAAGGCCGGGTTTGATCGGGTCGTAGAAAATAGAACTCTTTCTATCCTAGTGATTCGGCTTACGATCAGTCTGTGATCAATTCGTCGCGGTTGTTAGTAAACCCATGTCGAAA from Tubulanus polymorphus chromosome 11, tnTubPoly1.2, whole genome shotgun sequence encodes:
- the LOC141913190 gene encoding guanine nucleotide-binding protein G(I)/G(S)/G(O) subunit gamma-5-like, which translates into the protein MSSQVQALQKQVSQLRQEASLQRISVSQAVNDLVQFMTQNAAGDTLVNGIAQSENPFRDQKSCSIL